DNA from Massilia antarctica:
AACCAGGGCGGCGCAAAGAACTTGACTGACTTGACGCTTGATTTGTGCATTCATCGGGTTTCTCCATGAGGTGTAATGATGTCGTGATAACGTTATAAGCTGATTTATTGGCAAGTTCGGTTCGCTGCCGCACATAGCAAATGTTTTGCGCGCAAGGGCCCTGGCGACCGTGCGCTAACGCACACAGGCGAGCACCCCTTATCGCTTAAGCTGTTCTTACTTTCACAATAGGGATAGTCATGAGTCAAGCCGCCCCGCTACCTTCCGGCCGCACACCGCGCGCGCGCCGCACCAAAATCATTCTCGCCATCGTCGCCGTGGTCGTCGCCATTGCCGCCATCGCGCTGGCCATCCTGCTCACCTACGACTGGAACAAGGCCAGGCCCTGGCTCAATGCCAAGGCCAGCGAAGCGCTCGACCGCCCCGTCGTCATCGCCGGCGACCTGCACCTGAGCTGGGAAAAACCGGCCGCCGCCATGGCCGAGCGCGGCCGCACCTGGCGCGACCTGGTGCCCTGGCCGCACCTGGTCGCCAACGATGTCCACGTCGGCCAGCCGCAGGGCATGGACGCACCCGGCGTAGGGGCACCCGGCGTAGGGGCGCCCGGCGCAGGGAGCGGCGACATGGCCAAGGTGAAGCAGTTTTCGTTTTCGCTCAATCCGTTCGCGCTGCTGCACAAGACCATCTCGATTCCCGTGCTGCGCTTCGACGCCCCGGCGGTCGACCTGCGCCGCGACAAGGATGGCAAGAACAACTGGACCTTCCACCAGGAAGACAAGCCGGCGCGCTGGAAACTCGACCTCGAACGGGTGATCTTCACCAAGGGCGTGGTCAAGCTCAACGATGCGATGGAAAAACTCGAGCTGACCGCCGACGTCGATACCGTCAACGCCGATTCCACCTACGGCATCAGCTGGAAGCTGCACGGCACCTACCACGGCGGCCCCGTGACCGGCGGCGGCAAGGCGGGCGCGGTGCTCTCGCTCAAGCAGCAGACCACCCCCTATCCGGTGCAGGCCGATCTGCGCGTGGGGAAAACCCATATCGAAGTCGACGGCACGGTCACCAAGCCGACCAGGCTGGCCGCGCTCGACCTGCGCCTGAAGCTCTCGGGCGCCAGCATGGCGCGCTTGTATACCCTGACCGGCCTGCTGCTGCCTGAAACGCCGGCCTTTCGCACCGAGGGCCGCCTGACGGGCGAACTGGGCGAGACCGGCAGCCGCTGGGTCTACGACAAATTCACCGGCAAGGTCGGTTCCAGCGACATTGCCGGCCGCCTCGAATACCAGACCGGCAAGCCGCGCGGCAAACTGAGCGGCACGGTCTCGTCCAAGCTGCTGCAATTCGCCGACCTGGGCCCGCTGGTGGGCGCCGACTCGAACGCCAGCAAGCAAGCGCGTGGCGTCGATACGGTGCAGCCGGCCGGCAAGGTGCTGCCGGTCGAATCCTTCCGTACCGAACGCTGGACCGCCATCGACGCCGACGTGCACTACGCGGCCGAGCGCATCGTGCGCGTAAAGCAGCTGCCGATCAGCAAACTGGACACCCACCTGATCCTCAAGGATGGCGTGCTCAACCTGGCGCCGATGAACTTCCAGATGGCCGGCGGGAGCATGAGCTCGACCATCAAGCTCGACGGCAGCGCGAATGGCAGCGGCAAGCAAGCCATCAAGGCCACCGCCAAGGTCAGCGCGCGCCATATCCGCATCAAGGAATTGTTCCCGTCGATCCAGGAAATGAAGGCCACTGTCGGCCAGATCAACGGCGACGCCCAGTTGTCCAGCACCGGCGATTCGGTGGCCTCCCTGCTGGGCGCCGCCAACGGTGAAATCAAGGCACTGATCGACGAAGGTACGGTGAGCAAGATGCTGCTCGAACAGATGGGCCTGAATATCGGGAATATTGTTCTGACCAAGCTGTTCGGCGACAAGCAGGTCAAGCTCAACTGCATGGCCACCGATTTCCAGGTCACCAACGGGCTGATGCAGACGCGCACCTTCGTCGTCGATACCGACGAGGCGGCGATCACGGCCGACGGCACCATCAACCTGGCCAACGAACAGATGGACCTGACCCTGGACCCCAAGACCAAGGGCTTGCGCATCTTTTCGCTGCGCTCGCCCCTGCACGTGCGCGGCAGCTTCTCCAAGCCCGACGTGAGCGTCGACAAGGGCATGCTGGCCCTGAAGGCCGGCGGCGCCGTGGCGCTCGGGCTGGCGGCGCCGGCGGCCGCCCTGCTGCCGCTGGTCAACGCCGGACCGGGCAAGGACAGCGGCTGCGCGCGCCTGCTGGCCGAGGCGCGCGAAAAGCCGGTGGCCCCGCCGCCGGGCAAGACGAGGCGCCGATAAAGTCACAAAAATTGCGTTTTCTCATCTATGTGCGTTGGCGAACAGACCACGAGCTCGTCCGGGCCTATTCTACGTCTATCGGTTGGGCGACACGCACCGCCGAACGCATAACAACATAGACACCACCATAGAGGAATACACCATGAAAAACCTGAAAATCGTTTCGACCCTGCTCGCCGCCCTGATGCTGACCACCGTTGTCGGCTGCGCTTCGACCGAAAAGAAAGAAAGCGTCGGCGAGTACGTTGACGACAGCGTCATCACCACCAGCGTCAAGGCGGCCATCGTCAACGAGCCAACCCTGAAAGTTGCTGAAATCAACGTTGAAACCTACAAAGGCGTTGTTCAGCTGAGCGGCTTCGTTGCAGCCCAGGACAGCATCGCTACCGCCGGCAAGGTCGCCCGCGAAGTCAAGGGTGTGAAATCGGTGAAAAACGACATTCGCATGAAATAAGCTACAAGCGATTCAACGAGGTTCAAGATGAAAACAATCAAGCAAGTGGTCATGAGCGCGGCACTGGTAACGGTAGCGCTCGGTTTGGGTGGCTGCGCCGGCATGTCGGCGCAGGATAAGAACACGGCCATCGGCGCCGGAGCCGGCGCAGTGGTCGGTGGCGTCCTGACCGGCGGCAGCGCGGTCGGCACCGTTGGCGGCGCAGCCGTCGGCGGCGTGATCGGCAACCAGGTCAAGCCACCGAAATGATCCGGCTTGCCTGATTGTAAAAACCCCGTTCGCGGGGTTTTTTTACGTCTGCTGATTGATCATGGAGGGACAAACAAGGAGAATCGATGAGCTGGGATGTTTTCGTTTGCAAGTTTTCGCGCACGTATACTCATGTCGACCAGATCGGCAATGACGAGTCCTGCCTGCCGATGGGAAGCCGGGCCGAGATCCAGGCCGCCATTTCCGCGCTGTTCGCCGGCGCCGGCTGGCGCGACCCGGCGTGGGGCGACTACCAGGGCCCGGCCGGCTCGGTCGGTTTCAATCTGTCGGACGACGATCCGCTCAACAGCATCATGCTGCATGTGCGCGCGAGCGCAGCGATCGTCGCCCCCAGCATGGAATGGTGCCTGCGCCATGGATGGCAGGCGATGGGTACCTCGGCCGGCACCTTCCTCGAGCAATCGCCGGTTCCGGAACAAGGTCTGCGGCAATGGATGGCATACCGCGACAAGATTCCCGGCCAGCGCCAGGATCCGTAGGCCGCCGCGACCGGTTCAGACGAAGGCGGTGGACAGCGCGCAGGCGCCGGCTTCCTTGACGATCTCATAGCATTTGCAGGAGGCCGCGGCCAGGCCGCGCACATCGAGGATTTCGATATTGCCGCGGCTGTAGATGATCAAGCCCTGCTGCTGCAGGGCGCTGGCGGCCTTGGTCACGCCGACCCGGCGCACGCCCAGCGCATGCGCCAGGAATTCGTGCGTGAGGTGGAATTTATCGGACTTGAGACGGTCGCGCGTGATCAGCAGCGAGCGCGCCAGGCGTGCTTCGAGCACGTGGAAACGGCTGCACACGGCGATCTGGATCGCCTGCGCCAGCAAGGTATCGGTATAACGGTACAGCACCCGCTGCAACGCCGGATTGCGCGCGAACTCGGTGCGGAACTTGGTGCTGTCCATGCGGCTCGCGCACCCGGCGCGCTGCACGATGGCGCGCGTCTGCGCGGTATCGTGCCCCAGCGCGACGGTCGCGCCCAGCATGCCTTCGCGCCCGACCAGGCCCACTTCGAGCGTCATGCGCCCTTCCGCCACACCGAGCAGGGAAATCAGGCAATCGTGCGGAAAATAAATGAAGCGCACCGGCTCGGCCGGCTCATACAGCACCTCGCCCACTTCCACCTGCACCGGTTCGAGCAAGGGAGACAGGCGCGCGAGATCGTTATGCGGCAGGGCGGCGAGCAACTGGTTGCCGTTCGGGTGGTCGAGCTCTACCGCGGAAACGTGTTTCATCGCTCCCTCCGGCAGGCAAAGCGTGTGGTCGACCATAAGTCAAAACGGATAGCGATCATTAGATAGGTAAGGCCAGGTAAATACTGCGGATACATTTACAAACAATTTCAATCAGCGTAACGGCAATCATAGGCAAAGTATGTACGGTGACGCACGGATGAACCGCCCCATCCTCGGGAGAATGAGCCGCATCAACCCGACAGTGCAGCAACTGACATCCACTCCAAAGGAAACAGCATGAGTACCCCCACCTCCCCCGCGGCACACGCCACGCGCCATCCCCTGCTGCTCGCCGCCGCTGTCGCGGTCATCGTGTTTTGCGGGGCCGGCACGGCCGCCATCCTCGGCTGGCTTCCTGCGTCCGTGGGCGGCACGCCGGCCCGCACCGAACTGAGCGAAATCGACCGCGCCATGCTCGCCTCCAAACTGCAGGGCACGACGCCGGCCACCCTGGCCCCGCTCGACGAGCACGGGCGGCGCGATCAAGCTGCCCTTGATCAGCGCGAGCGCGCCGCCGATCGACTGGCCGCGCGCGAACGTGCAGCCCGCGACCATGCGCCCCAGGTGCGCGCAGCGGCGGCCCA
Protein-coding regions in this window:
- a CDS encoding AsmA family protein; the encoded protein is MSQAAPLPSGRTPRARRTKIILAIVAVVVAIAAIALAILLTYDWNKARPWLNAKASEALDRPVVIAGDLHLSWEKPAAAMAERGRTWRDLVPWPHLVANDVHVGQPQGMDAPGVGAPGVGAPGAGSGDMAKVKQFSFSLNPFALLHKTISIPVLRFDAPAVDLRRDKDGKNNWTFHQEDKPARWKLDLERVIFTKGVVKLNDAMEKLELTADVDTVNADSTYGISWKLHGTYHGGPVTGGGKAGAVLSLKQQTTPYPVQADLRVGKTHIEVDGTVTKPTRLAALDLRLKLSGASMARLYTLTGLLLPETPAFRTEGRLTGELGETGSRWVYDKFTGKVGSSDIAGRLEYQTGKPRGKLSGTVSSKLLQFADLGPLVGADSNASKQARGVDTVQPAGKVLPVESFRTERWTAIDADVHYAAERIVRVKQLPISKLDTHLILKDGVLNLAPMNFQMAGGSMSSTIKLDGSANGSGKQAIKATAKVSARHIRIKELFPSIQEMKATVGQINGDAQLSSTGDSVASLLGAANGEIKALIDEGTVSKMLLEQMGLNIGNIVLTKLFGDKQVKLNCMATDFQVTNGLMQTRTFVVDTDEAAITADGTINLANEQMDLTLDPKTKGLRIFSLRSPLHVRGSFSKPDVSVDKGMLALKAGGAVALGLAAPAAALLPLVNAGPGKDSGCARLLAEAREKPVAPPPGKTRRR
- a CDS encoding BON domain-containing protein, whose translation is MKNLKIVSTLLAALMLTTVVGCASTEKKESVGEYVDDSVITTSVKAAIVNEPTLKVAEINVETYKGVVQLSGFVAAQDSIATAGKVAREVKGVKSVKNDIRMK
- a CDS encoding glycine zipper 2TM domain-containing protein, which codes for MSTPTSPAAHATRHPLLLAAAVAVIVFCGAGTAAILGWLPASVGGTPARTELSEIDRAMLASKLQGTTPATLAPLDEHGRRDQAALDQRERAADRLAARERAARDHAPQVRAAAAQDNGWCAHCGNIESVREVTQRAQGSGLGAAGGAILGGLLGNQVGGGNGRKLATVAGAVGGAVVGNQVEGNMKATRSYEIRVRLDDGATRTFHQQSAAGWRAGDRVKLVDGTLRPAS
- a CDS encoding glycine zipper 2TM domain-containing protein; this encodes MKTIKQVVMSAALVTVALGLGGCAGMSAQDKNTAIGAGAGAVVGGVLTGGSAVGTVGGAAVGGVIGNQVKPPK
- a CDS encoding Crp/Fnr family transcriptional regulator encodes the protein MKHVSAVELDHPNGNQLLAALPHNDLARLSPLLEPVQVEVGEVLYEPAEPVRFIYFPHDCLISLLGVAEGRMTLEVGLVGREGMLGATVALGHDTAQTRAIVQRAGCASRMDSTKFRTEFARNPALQRVLYRYTDTLLAQAIQIAVCSRFHVLEARLARSLLITRDRLKSDKFHLTHEFLAHALGVRRVGVTKAASALQQQGLIIYSRGNIEILDVRGLAAASCKCYEIVKEAGACALSTAFV